The genomic DNA GGGCCTCGACCGCTCGGCACCTGGCGCAGCCTCGCGCTGCCCGACATCCTCCCCGACTACGTCGTCTACGACGAAGGCGTGGCGCCGGCGCGCGGGCGCTGGGCCTGCGGCGGCACCGGCTGCGCTTACCTGGAGCACGGCTTCTTCGACATGCGCTGGCTCCTCGAAGAGCCGCCGGCGTCCGTGAGGTAGACTTCCGCTCGACGGTCGCTCGGTGGAGCTCGCCTTCAGGGGCGCCTGCACCCGGAGCGCGGCGCGAAGCTGCGGCGATCAGCTCGGGTCGCGGTACCACTGCGCGAGCTGGGCCGACGTGAGACCACGTTGCCCGCCCGTGATGGGCTCGAGCGTCGTCTGCGCCACGCGCTCGCCGCTCTCTGGGTCGAGGATCACCAGCGTCGCGATGCGGTCGATGCCGAAGCGCTCGATCCACGGGCGGTGACGATCGAAGCGGCCCACCTCGACGTAGACGACCACGTAGCGCTCCTCGATCACGCTGCGCGCCGGGTGTCGCTTGCTCAGGCGGACGACCTCGCGGCAGTCCTCACACCAGTCGGCGACGAAGTCGAGCAGCACGAGGCGGTCGGAGGCCCGGGCCTGCGCTCGCGCTTCTTCGATGCGGGCGTCGAGCTCGGCCTCGGTCCTGGGCAGCCACGGGTCGGCGTCGAGGCCCGAGGGCGCGCGCGCCTCGCCGCATCCCATCAGCGCGGCGAGCGCCAGTGTCAGCCCCAGCGCGCTCCTCATCGGTGTGGCTCTCACGAGTGAAGCTCCGTTCGATCTTCGAAAGGCGTGACGCAGGGCGGGCCGTCCGCGAAGAGGTGATGGGCCACCCGGCCCGGGCGAAGCGCGAGCAGCGTCGCGCTCCGCGTCCCGTACACGGGCAAGTGTACACAGAGCGCCTGGAGACGCCGCAGGGTCGCGTGATCGAAGACGGCGCCCGTCGGTGGCGCGGGCACCGCCGAGAGCGGCGGCTCCTCGTGATCGCCGAGCATGCGCGCGAGCCCCTCGGCGAGGACCGGCCAGGGCGCGGTGACGAAGGGCTCGGTCAGGGCGAGCGCGCGCTGGGTCTTCGGGAACTCCAGCGAGCCGATGCGATCGTTCGGCAGCACCCACACCCCGTCGCCCAGCGTCTCGACGGCGACGGGGGCGCGATCGCGCCGGGCGTAGCCGACCCGGAGCGTCGTGGCGTCACCCCAGAAGAGGTTGAAGCTGTTGGTGAGCCGGGCGTCGAGGCCCTCCACGAAGGCGTCGACCGCGTCGAGCGGGCCGGCCTCGAGCGCGCGCCGCACGACCAGCCCACGCGAGGCGAGGCGGTCGTCCGCGCCCTCGTACTGGCGCTGATTGGTCAGCGCGACGAAGACGCCGTGCGCGTTCGCCCCGAGCCAGGTGCCGCCGCTCGGCACGTCGAGCCCCGCCACCACCCGAGGCGCTTCGTGCAGGACCTCGGGCGGTCGGGCGGGGCGGGCGTGGAACTCGTCAC from Sandaracinaceae bacterium includes the following:
- a CDS encoding NRDE family protein: MCTIVAIKGLHPEYGLVLAANRDEFHARPARPPEVLHEAPRVVAGLDVPSGGTWLGANAHGVFVALTNQRQYEGADDRLASRGLVVRRALEAGPLDAVDAFVEGLDARLTNSFNLFWGDATTLRVGYARRDRAPVAVETLGDGVWVLPNDRIGSLEFPKTQRALALTEPFVTAPWPVLAEGLARMLGDHEEPPLSAVPAPPTGAVFDHATLRRLQALCVHLPVYGTRSATLLALRPGRVAHHLFADGPPCVTPFEDRTELHS
- a CDS encoding thioredoxin family protein; translated protein: MRSALGLTLALAALMGCGEARAPSGLDADPWLPRTEAELDARIEEARAQARASDRLVLLDFVADWCEDCREVVRLSKRHPARSVIEERYVVVYVEVGRFDRHRPWIERFGIDRIATLVILDPESGERVAQTTLEPITGGQRGLTSAQLAQWYRDPS